Proteins from one Calditrichota bacterium genomic window:
- a CDS encoding PAS domain S-box protein, with translation MKLQNNRISALLTQKSTRIVEKKSSIRKSKKLSRISNSQNSAPNIDIYKTLFEVTSNGVLFLNADGIIREINSAYCELLGYSREELVGNHISKTAPEHLKPDVDNNINFVLGGEVLNHTIEAVNKKGDLIYLELQEQRIEYPDGQPGLLTIVKNVTSRILAEEQLEKEKTRIQAVLDSIPGEISWISSDLEYKGVNQYLCDKQNLNPQDFIGKKVGFVGQNDHFKKFVEEFMKSDQNAVKKEVNNYVNGEYRSYLLVAKKYSDGKSAAFVGFDITSRKKAEIELKREKDYNRDVIQTAPTMIITIDEPDIIVEFNNFAEKLTGYSRSEVIGKSWTELFIPEVNREKTTNIINDIFSGRNKYDGIPAPIITRDGKTRTISWHNALVKDPIRKRVSVVSIGVDVTKSKKLEEQLRHSQKMEAVGKLAGGIAHDFNNLLTVIRGYTELMLMSEDESTPVCAKLRHIDNAAKKAANLTSQMLAFSRKQVMEPIVLDLNSVVLRINEMLSRLIDENISLITHLDPGLWNTKADPNQIEQVLMNMVVNARDAMPKGGKIVIQTENITIKNKIPVEGTELSPGDYILLIIQDTGEGIPTQILDKIFEPFFTTKDTGKGTGLGLATVYGIIRQSGGNISVNSILNSGTEFRIFLPRIKSKSQLTSPESPKEEEPDLIPILVVEDDPKVRALVSETLCGNGYKVFESSNGKDAIKVYNANKNTIKLILTDVVMPKMNGREFASKVKKINKEIKLLYMTGYADQVVIDRGMLEPNTRLIHKPFTLTSLLSNLKELQADKN, from the coding sequence ATGAAACTACAAAATAACCGGATATCAGCCCTGCTTACACAAAAAAGTACCCGTATAGTCGAGAAAAAATCTTCGATTAGAAAATCAAAAAAACTGTCCAGAATTTCAAATTCCCAAAATTCGGCCCCAAATATTGATATTTATAAAACCCTTTTTGAAGTCACTTCAAATGGTGTGTTGTTTTTGAATGCTGATGGAATCATTCGTGAAATAAATAGTGCTTATTGCGAGTTGCTGGGCTACAGTAGAGAGGAGCTTGTTGGGAATCACATTTCAAAAACGGCTCCAGAACATTTAAAACCTGATGTAGATAATAACATAAATTTTGTCTTAGGTGGTGAAGTATTAAACCATACAATAGAGGCTGTTAATAAAAAAGGTGATTTGATATATTTAGAGTTACAAGAACAACGAATTGAATATCCTGATGGCCAACCAGGATTATTAACAATCGTAAAAAATGTAACCTCACGCATCCTTGCAGAAGAACAGCTGGAAAAGGAAAAAACCAGAATTCAAGCCGTCTTGGACTCTATCCCTGGTGAAATTTCCTGGATTAGTTCTGACTTGGAATACAAAGGCGTAAATCAGTATTTGTGTGATAAACAAAATCTAAACCCGCAAGATTTTATTGGAAAAAAAGTTGGCTTTGTTGGACAAAATGATCACTTCAAAAAGTTTGTTGAAGAGTTTATGAAGTCTGATCAAAATGCTGTTAAAAAGGAAGTGAATAATTATGTTAATGGAGAATACAGGTCTTATTTACTGGTTGCAAAAAAATACAGTGATGGAAAATCGGCAGCATTTGTTGGGTTTGATATAACCAGTCGTAAAAAAGCGGAAATTGAGTTAAAGCGAGAAAAGGATTATAACCGCGATGTAATTCAGACTGCACCAACAATGATTATTACAATTGATGAACCAGATATAATTGTAGAATTTAATAATTTTGCTGAAAAATTAACGGGTTATTCAAGATCGGAAGTTATCGGAAAAAGCTGGACTGAACTATTTATACCAGAAGTAAACCGGGAAAAAACCACAAACATTATTAATGATATTTTTAGCGGGCGCAACAAATATGATGGAATTCCGGCACCAATTATTACCAGGGATGGCAAAACAAGAACCATTTCATGGCATAATGCTCTAGTCAAAGACCCGATCCGAAAAAGGGTTTCTGTTGTTTCGATTGGAGTTGATGTTACAAAAAGCAAAAAATTGGAAGAGCAGCTTCGGCATTCACAAAAAATGGAAGCTGTTGGAAAACTTGCAGGGGGCATCGCTCACGATTTTAATAATCTGCTAACTGTAATCCGCGGTTATACTGAGTTGATGCTAATGTCGGAGGACGAGTCAACACCTGTTTGTGCAAAATTACGTCACATCGATAATGCCGCAAAGAAAGCTGCAAACTTAACAAGCCAGATGCTTGCTTTTAGCCGGAAACAAGTAATGGAGCCGATTGTACTGGACTTGAACAGCGTTGTTTTACGAATAAACGAAATGCTTTCCAGGCTAATTGATGAAAACATTTCACTTATTACACACCTTGATCCGGGACTTTGGAATACAAAAGCAGATCCAAATCAAATTGAGCAAGTTTTGATGAACATGGTGGTCAATGCACGAGATGCTATGCCCAAAGGTGGAAAAATAGTCATCCAAACTGAAAACATTACTATTAAGAATAAGATACCGGTTGAAGGGACGGAATTGAGTCCGGGAGATTATATTCTTCTCATCATCCAGGATACGGGCGAAGGCATACCAACACAAATTCTGGATAAAATTTTCGAACCATTTTTTACAACAAAAGATACAGGTAAAGGAACAGGGTTAGGATTAGCAACGGTATATGGAATTATCAGGCAATCCGGAGGCAATATTTCTGTAAACAGTATTCTTAATTCGGGAACAGAATTCCGAATTTTCCTACCTCGAATTAAAAGTAAATCACAATTAACATCTCCTGAAAGCCCAAAAGAAGAAGAACCGGATTTAATTCCTATTTTAGTTGTAGAAGATGATCCAAAAGTTCGGGCTTTGGTTTCAGAAACACTTTGTGGTAACGGATATAAGGTATTTGAATCATCCAATGGAAAAGATGCCATAAAGGTTTATAATGCCAATAAGAACACCATCAAATTAATTTTAACAGATGTGGTTATGCCCAAGATGAATGGGCGCGAGTTTGCTTCGAAAGTAAAAAAGATTAATAAAGAAATTAAACTGCTTTATATGACTGGCTATGCAGATCAGGTAGTAATTGACCGAGGGATGCTGGAACCAAATACGCGTCTTATTCACAAACCATTTACGCTAACATCGCTACTAAGCAATCTAAAAGAACTTCAAGCAGATAAAAATTAA
- a CDS encoding ATP-dependent DNA helicase translates to MAIKIENKLISLSVRDLVPATQNSQILSSFPMPQRGALGRQAQTFLQKGRTNKKGMFHSEYSLNRSYDFLDYTFQISGRIDGVFKLPNRAEIEEIKSVILKKGEFSKVNSELYPHFIHQLLLYAYLLQDELDGQEIVPYLVLINLVDYKDRTFPVNYNRAEVETILQQRFGEIVNEIEENQAEIKRREAELSLVKFSLSESRPQQNEMMDAVNQALQEKQHLLVSAPTGTGKTAASLFPAIQYAFARDKRIMFVTSKTSQQEIVKETIKPILQQGLDLKVIFLKASQKMCANDIYFCHEAHCPFAREYKARRDESGIILRLMENSLLTPELIYSEAEQEELCPFEVSLDASLNCDLIIGDYNYVFDPAVQLRRLFFYKDYSDWILIIDEAHNLYERGRQYLSPQIRRNKVQLMRDSLKNKKEKIYKNLKKALSEVDKLFEVFQQEGETHFANQQYFETDINVVAWDEAFTFFESAYISYLIYKIRKGMLIIEDPLEAIYFLLRRFLQVARFKEAAFVTYYDASDGGILNIQCNDPAMYLGQKIDSFHSVLAMSATLDPINYYCDVLGFPEYRTNTLQLDSPFSKENRKIIIVPHISTRFKDRQKNYPKIAEVIKETINLKKGNYLVFFPSYDFMQNVNLFLGNISSEKILQKPGMNEEARDAVLEGLKNSKKVHLLMGVMGGMFSEGVDYSGDMAVGVIVVSPALPQFGYERELLNRYYENKNGQGQHYAYLYPGMNKVIQAVGRLIRSFTDKGIILLIGERFAEEKYNSILPGYWFDKRGDIVISKNYKKEIRSFWNRLK, encoded by the coding sequence ATGGCCATTAAAATTGAAAACAAACTTATTTCTTTAAGTGTCCGTGATCTTGTTCCCGCCACACAAAACTCACAAATATTGTCATCCTTTCCCATGCCTCAGCGTGGTGCGCTAGGCCGTCAGGCCCAAACTTTTTTGCAAAAAGGCAGAACCAATAAAAAAGGCATGTTTCACTCAGAGTATTCTTTAAACCGTTCTTATGATTTTCTGGATTATACTTTCCAGATTAGCGGGCGCATTGATGGTGTTTTTAAATTGCCAAACCGTGCTGAGATTGAAGAAATCAAATCAGTTATTTTAAAAAAAGGTGAGTTCTCAAAAGTAAATTCTGAGTTGTATCCACACTTCATTCATCAGCTTTTGCTTTATGCCTATCTTTTGCAGGATGAGTTGGATGGCCAGGAAATTGTGCCATATCTGGTACTTATCAATTTGGTGGATTACAAAGACCGCACTTTTCCAGTTAACTATAACAGGGCCGAGGTAGAAACAATCTTGCAGCAGCGTTTTGGTGAGATTGTAAATGAAATTGAGGAAAATCAGGCAGAGATAAAACGGCGTGAAGCGGAATTAAGTCTGGTTAAATTTTCTTTGTCTGAATCCCGTCCGCAACAAAATGAAATGATGGATGCGGTTAATCAGGCTTTGCAGGAAAAACAACACTTACTGGTTTCGGCTCCAACGGGAACAGGTAAAACGGCAGCGAGTCTCTTCCCGGCCATTCAATACGCCTTTGCCCGTGATAAACGAATAATGTTTGTAACATCCAAAACATCACAGCAGGAGATCGTTAAAGAGACTATAAAACCAATCCTGCAACAAGGGCTGGACTTAAAAGTTATCTTTCTCAAAGCATCTCAAAAAATGTGTGCCAACGATATATATTTCTGTCATGAAGCGCATTGTCCTTTTGCCAGGGAATATAAAGCGCGCCGCGATGAGTCGGGAATTATTTTAAGGCTAATGGAAAACTCCTTGCTTACTCCGGAACTTATTTATAGTGAAGCCGAACAGGAAGAATTATGCCCATTTGAAGTAAGCCTGGATGCCAGCCTTAATTGTGATTTGATAATTGGTGATTATAATTATGTTTTTGACCCGGCAGTACAACTAAGGCGTTTATTCTTTTATAAAGATTATTCTGATTGGATTTTAATAATTGATGAAGCTCATAATTTGTACGAACGTGGCCGTCAGTATTTATCGCCACAAATCAGACGCAACAAAGTTCAATTAATGAGAGATTCATTAAAAAATAAGAAGGAAAAGATTTATAAAAACCTGAAGAAAGCATTGTCCGAGGTAGACAAACTGTTTGAGGTGTTTCAACAGGAAGGAGAAACACATTTTGCCAATCAACAGTATTTTGAAACTGACATAAATGTAGTTGCCTGGGACGAGGCGTTTACTTTTTTCGAATCGGCATATATTTCATATTTGATTTACAAAATACGCAAGGGCATGTTGATAATTGAAGATCCGCTGGAGGCTATTTATTTCTTATTACGAAGATTTTTGCAAGTTGCCCGGTTTAAGGAAGCTGCATTCGTGACTTATTATGATGCATCGGATGGCGGGATTTTAAATATCCAATGCAATGACCCGGCAATGTATCTTGGTCAAAAAATAGATAGTTTTCATTCTGTTCTGGCCATGTCTGCAACGCTTGACCCAATAAACTACTACTGTGATGTTTTGGGATTTCCGGAATATAGAACAAATACTTTACAACTTGATTCACCCTTTTCAAAAGAGAATCGCAAAATAATAATTGTGCCACATATTTCCACACGATTCAAGGATCGCCAAAAAAACTATCCCAAAATTGCAGAGGTAATTAAGGAGACAATTAATCTTAAAAAAGGGAATTATCTTGTTTTTTTCCCAAGTTATGATTTCATGCAAAATGTAAACCTGTTTCTTGGAAATATTTCATCAGAGAAAATTCTACAAAAACCGGGAATGAACGAAGAAGCAAGGGATGCAGTACTGGAGGGCTTAAAAAATTCTAAAAAAGTGCATTTATTAATGGGGGTTATGGGTGGTATGTTTTCTGAAGGTGTGGATTACTCAGGCGATATGGCCGTTGGTGTAATAGTTGTAAGTCCGGCATTACCTCAATTTGGATATGAACGCGAACTGCTAAACCGCTACTATGAGAATAAAAATGGCCAGGGCCAGCATTATGCCTATTTATATCCGGGAATGAACAAAGTTATTCAGGCTGTAGGCAGGCTAATTCGCAGCTTTACTGATAAAGGTATCATCCTTTTGATTGGCGAGCGTTTTGCTGAAGAAAAATATAATTCTATTTTACCGGGTTATTGGTTTGATAAACGAGGTGATATTGTAATTTCAAAAAACTATAAAAAAGAGATACGATCATTTTGGAATAGGCTAAAATAG
- a CDS encoding anti-sigma factor — MRFFLVLLLGLSFLLSSCSDNSSGTDSNGSETLSLSFTGLEHLDNGYHYEGWVMLDGAPVTTGKFNIDASGNFVDVNGNSITNEFQTPNKDDLTDATAVIITIEPSGDTDEIPATTKIIAGDINGSNATLNTTHGATLGNDFSSASGKYILATPTSADTTDENSGIWFLSLASGSPAVGLDLPTLPAGWVYEGWAVIDGTPVTSGRFTDVAMADLAAPFSSTGDGPPFPGEDYIVNAPSGLSFPTDLAGGTAVISIEPEPDDSAAPFTLKPLVGSIDASATDHFTYDMTNNNGSFPTGTASIK; from the coding sequence ATGCGCTTTTTTTTAGTTTTATTATTAGGATTATCTTTTTTACTCAGTTCTTGTAGTGATAACAGTTCGGGCACTGATAGCAATGGTTCGGAAACCCTTTCATTATCTTTCACCGGTTTAGAACACCTTGATAACGGGTATCATTACGAAGGTTGGGTTATGCTAGATGGAGCACCTGTTACTACAGGTAAATTTAATATTGACGCAAGTGGCAATTTTGTAGACGTAAATGGCAACAGTATAACAAATGAATTCCAAACGCCAAACAAGGATGACCTAACTGATGCAACTGCAGTAATTATTACCATTGAACCTTCGGGAGATACAGATGAAATCCCGGCAACAACAAAAATAATTGCAGGTGATATAAACGGCTCCAATGCAACGTTAAATACAACACATGGCGCAACGCTTGGAAATGATTTTTCCAGCGCATCAGGAAAATATATTTTAGCAACACCAACTTCTGCTGATACAACTGACGAGAATAGCGGAATCTGGTTTCTAAGTTTAGCAAGCGGTTCCCCGGCTGTAGGTCTTGATTTGCCTACACTGCCAGCAGGTTGGGTATATGAAGGATGGGCTGTAATAGACGGTACACCTGTAACGAGTGGCCGTTTTACAGATGTTGCCATGGCGGATTTAGCTGCTCCATTTAGCAGCACAGGTGATGGCCCTCCGTTTCCCGGTGAAGACTATATTGTTAACGCGCCTTCAGGATTAAGCTTTCCAACTGATTTAGCCGGTGGCACAGCAGTTATTTCAATTGAACCGGAGCCTGATGATAGTGCAGCACCTTTTACATTAAAACCATTGGTTGGCTCTATTGATGCATCTGCAACTGATCACTTTACCTATGACATGACAAATAACAACGGCAGTTTCCCAACTGGAACCGCTTCAATAAAGTAA
- a CDS encoding TonB-dependent receptor, with amino-acid sequence MKKDTSRHSELVSESISSSNNKKSGAIFNRFFLLQTILLFVAVTSSVAQINPLNGKIVDDHDNPIAGANIYIEGTLLGAASDKDGYFEIKSIPVQKFILIISVIGFSEFKIEIDLQNNPEPNLGTIKLETSPLPTQPIITTASKYEQNVRDIPVSIANVSAAEINDRNAITIADALKYTSGINLTDDQVNIRGSSGYSRGVGSRVMMLVDGVPFIAGDTQGLVFEALAINEIADIEIIKGSGSALYGSSAMGGVVNVLTKPITQEAQYSFKIYGGMYSDPYYKKWKWTDKTQTLNGIKASFSKKFDKLGFRIGASRDQDDSYKQNNWKERINVGGKIQYDLSAYERITVAGNYMDQKRGSFLYWKDLQHALSVPDSQRNDNVHSIRTYLRAEYQNIISKNNFYKGNILWYHNYFDDLVGGEKHNSTSEFVYGEFQYNQKIGKHFITIGLNPTLSSVSSNLFGNHQGIGAALFIQDETKWSQDWITTTGLRYDYSDIDEIGSDQRINPKFGLVWKGLPGGVIRFSTGTGFRAPSMAEAFTSTSTGGIIVIPNENLKPERSTSAEIGWNQIFSEYLATDVAIFYNYYWDLIEGGFIPSGQIQFQNVTEARISGFELNFFGRLIPQLLSYRIGYTYSDTRDIELDDFLTYRPRHLLYGTLNSKWHFLNFGADYRFISRYDRIDDTFALIIADATERVDAHVVDVRISAGFDFGALPLKMSLQANNVLQYNYIDLVGSIAPIRQFVLALETTF; translated from the coding sequence ATGAAAAAAGACACAAGCCGTCATTCTGAACTTGTTTCAGAATCCATTAGTTCTTCTAATAATAAAAAGTCTGGTGCTATTTTTAATCGCTTTTTTCTTTTACAGACAATCCTTCTGTTCGTGGCAGTCACATCCTCCGTTGCACAAATAAATCCATTAAACGGAAAAATTGTTGATGACCATGACAATCCAATCGCCGGCGCGAATATTTATATAGAAGGAACACTGCTCGGCGCCGCAAGTGACAAAGATGGCTATTTTGAGATTAAGAGCATTCCAGTCCAAAAATTTATTTTAATCATTTCCGTTATTGGTTTTAGCGAATTTAAAATTGAGATTGACCTGCAAAACAATCCTGAACCAAATCTTGGGACAATAAAACTGGAAACCTCACCCCTGCCAACTCAACCGATAATAACCACTGCCAGTAAGTATGAGCAAAATGTGCGTGACATTCCGGTAAGTATTGCCAATGTTTCCGCTGCGGAAATAAATGACCGCAACGCCATTACAATTGCAGATGCATTAAAATATACATCGGGCATTAACCTGACCGACGACCAGGTAAATATTCGTGGTTCCAGTGGCTACAGCCGCGGAGTTGGCAGCCGTGTTATGATGCTTGTTGATGGAGTTCCTTTTATTGCAGGTGATACACAAGGCCTGGTTTTTGAAGCACTTGCCATCAACGAAATTGCTGATATCGAAATTATTAAAGGTTCTGGGTCGGCATTGTATGGTTCCAGCGCAATGGGTGGCGTGGTAAATGTACTGACCAAACCAATTACTCAAGAAGCTCAATACAGTTTTAAAATATATGGCGGGATGTACTCCGACCCTTATTATAAAAAATGGAAATGGACAGATAAAACCCAAACTTTGAATGGGATAAAAGCAAGTTTTTCAAAAAAGTTTGATAAGCTTGGTTTTAGGATTGGAGCATCACGAGATCAGGATGACAGCTATAAACAAAATAACTGGAAAGAACGGATAAACGTGGGTGGTAAAATCCAATACGATCTCTCTGCTTATGAGCGGATAACAGTAGCCGGAAATTATATGGACCAGAAGCGGGGCAGCTTTTTGTATTGGAAAGATTTGCAACATGCGCTCTCTGTTCCTGACAGCCAGAGAAATGATAATGTCCATTCTATCAGAACATATTTGCGGGCTGAATACCAAAATATCATTTCCAAGAATAATTTTTATAAAGGCAACATTCTTTGGTACCACAACTACTTTGATGATCTGGTTGGAGGTGAAAAACATAACTCTACATCAGAATTTGTTTATGGCGAGTTTCAGTACAATCAAAAAATAGGAAAGCACTTTATTACGATTGGTCTAAACCCAACTTTGAGCAGTGTCTCATCAAACCTGTTTGGCAATCACCAGGGAATTGGCGCAGCACTTTTTATTCAGGATGAAACCAAGTGGTCACAAGATTGGATTACAACCACGGGCTTGCGATATGATTATTCTGATATTGATGAAATTGGAAGCGACCAGCGAATCAATCCAAAATTTGGCCTTGTCTGGAAAGGATTACCTGGTGGAGTAATTCGTTTTTCAACAGGAACCGGTTTCCGTGCGCCTTCCATGGCCGAGGCTTTTACATCCACATCAACCGGTGGAATTATTGTGATCCCTAATGAAAATTTAAAACCAGAGCGCAGCACATCAGCAGAAATTGGCTGGAACCAGATTTTTAGCGAGTACCTGGCCACAGACGTTGCAATCTTTTATAACTATTATTGGGATTTGATTGAAGGTGGTTTTATACCAAGCGGGCAAATTCAATTTCAAAATGTTACGGAAGCACGCATAAGTGGCTTTGAGCTAAATTTTTTCGGCAGGCTCATTCCGCAATTATTGAGTTACCGTATCGGTTACACTTACAGCGATACGCGTGATATTGAACTTGATGACTTTTTAACTTATCGCCCTCGCCATCTTTTGTACGGCACGTTAAACAGTAAATGGCATTTCTTGAATTTTGGTGCCGACTATCGTTTTATTAGCCGGTATGACAGGATTGATGACACGTTTGCTTTGATTATTGCCGATGCAACCGAGCGGGTTGATGCACATGTTGTTGATGTGCGGATTTCCGCTGGCTTTGATTTTGGTGCATTACCTTTGAAAATGTCTTTACAGGCCAACAATGTTTTACAATATAATTATATTGACCTTGTTGGGTCGATTGCACCAATCCGCCAATTTGTTTTAGCATTGGAAACAACTTTTTAA
- a CDS encoding FAD-dependent oxidoreductase: MYDFLIIGQGIAGSLLAYNLIQKGKTVLIIDDANPNSSSRVAGGLINPITGKRLQKTWLADQLFPYAHKFYTSLEKSLDVSFFHPKPVVRIFADARQANDWTAKCSASELHAYLNPDYNFVNQKSFNIPDGYTVFDQGAVLDCAAMLEALAEYFLQKNCLIKQEVNYKEFSHNGIISLDNIKAENIVFCEGWKGALNPWFNWLPFVPSKGDVLTVKIDNLKMDEIVSRGIFIRPLKDNIYRVGSTYIWDDQSELPTQKGIDELCGKLKSLLKTPFEVIDHKAGIRPTVRDRRPFLGQHPQYKNMYIFNGLGTKGVLLAPRFATHFVEVLANERKLNSEVDIKRFVETQNN; encoded by the coding sequence ATGTATGACTTCCTCATAATCGGGCAAGGAATTGCCGGTTCTCTACTTGCTTATAATCTCATCCAAAAAGGAAAAACTGTCCTCATAATCGATGATGCAAACCCAAATTCTTCTTCGCGTGTTGCCGGCGGACTAATAAACCCTATAACCGGAAAAAGACTGCAAAAAACCTGGTTGGCAGATCAACTGTTTCCTTATGCCCACAAATTTTATACATCTCTGGAAAAATCTTTAGATGTTTCATTTTTTCATCCAAAACCGGTTGTTCGTATTTTTGCAGATGCCAGGCAAGCAAATGACTGGACTGCAAAATGTTCCGCTTCCGAATTACACGCATATTTAAATCCTGACTATAACTTTGTGAATCAAAAATCTTTTAATATACCGGATGGATATACCGTTTTCGATCAAGGTGCTGTTTTGGATTGTGCGGCTATGCTGGAAGCTTTGGCTGAATATTTTTTACAAAAAAACTGTCTTATAAAACAGGAAGTCAATTATAAAGAATTCAGTCACAATGGAATTATTTCTTTAGATAACATTAAGGCCGAAAATATTGTTTTTTGTGAAGGTTGGAAAGGTGCATTAAATCCATGGTTTAACTGGCTGCCATTTGTGCCAAGCAAAGGCGATGTACTCACAGTAAAAATTGACAATCTGAAAATGGACGAGATTGTCAGCCGTGGCATTTTTATCAGGCCGTTAAAAGACAACATTTACCGCGTTGGCTCAACTTATATTTGGGATGATCAATCTGAATTGCCAACACAAAAAGGTATTGATGAACTATGTGGAAAGTTAAAATCCCTTTTAAAAACCCCGTTTGAAGTTATAGATCATAAAGCCGGAATCCGGCCAACCGTTCGTGACAGACGGCCTTTTCTTGGACAGCATCCTCAATATAAGAATATGTATATTTTTAACGGGCTTGGTACAAAAGGTGTTTTGTTAGCGCCCCGGTTTGCCACTCATTTTGTTGAGGTTTTAGCAAATGAAAGGAAGCTTAATTCTGAGGTTGATATTAAAAGATTTGTGGAAACACAAAATAATTAA
- a CDS encoding ASCH domain-containing protein, translated as MSDLFTQKENIIIKKIDFTDIEYQSNHLNNFSDLILRNEIKYPNIDIWLNNKVIPGIRDSQRAAYVGYINNNPIISAVVKKDQNAKICHLKIGDDLQDYGIGDIFLSLMIFDVIKEAKNVHFTIPEGLWGEKNQFFKSFGFNNISKAETQYRHGEDELMCSSPINEIYSRILSQKLPKLFYHYSLGGFSNDINLILSIHPHYIDKILSGDKTVELRRSFSTKWIGSKAVLYSTSPSREIKGYVTINNIEKDTPEKIWDKYKHRIGTDRNNFEKYCKNKEKIYAIEMDEIKKYVSGIPITQIEGILKKKLTIPQSHMSTTISDDWYKGVSIATLLHSMQSQAGLKYTSLLNQLNSVLSKKDIINID; from the coding sequence ATGAGTGATCTATTTACACAAAAAGAAAATATTATTATAAAGAAAATCGATTTCACAGATATTGAATATCAATCTAATCATCTAAATAATTTTAGTGATTTAATTTTAAGAAATGAAATAAAATATCCAAATATTGATATTTGGTTAAATAATAAAGTTATCCCTGGAATAAGAGACTCTCAAAGAGCAGCATATGTAGGTTATATTAATAATAATCCGATTATTTCAGCTGTTGTTAAGAAAGACCAAAATGCTAAAATTTGTCATTTAAAGATTGGTGATGATTTACAAGACTATGGCATAGGAGACATTTTTTTATCACTAATGATCTTTGATGTTATTAAAGAAGCAAAGAATGTACATTTTACTATTCCTGAGGGTCTTTGGGGAGAGAAGAATCAATTTTTTAAAAGTTTCGGATTTAATAATATCTCAAAAGCAGAAACACAATATCGACATGGTGAAGATGAGCTAATGTGCTCCTCACCAATAAATGAAATTTATAGTAGAATATTATCTCAAAAACTTCCCAAACTATTCTATCATTATTCACTTGGTGGTTTTTCAAATGATATTAATTTAATTTTATCTATACATCCTCATTATATTGATAAAATTTTATCTGGTGATAAAACTGTTGAACTTAGACGATCTTTTTCTACTAAATGGATTGGAAGTAAAGCGGTATTATATTCAACATCCCCATCTAGAGAAATTAAAGGCTATGTGACAATAAATAATATTGAAAAAGATACTCCTGAGAAAATTTGGGATAAGTATAAACATAGAATTGGGACAGACAGAAACAATTTTGAAAAATATTGTAAAAATAAAGAAAAAATTTATGCAATTGAAATGGATGAAATAAAAAAATATGTTTCAGGAATCCCAATAACTCAGATTGAAGGTATACTTAAAAAGAAGTTAACAATTCCACAATCTCATATGTCTACTACAATTTCAGATGATTGGTATAAGGGGGTTTCTATAGCAACATTATTACATTCAATGCAAAGTCAAGCCGGACTAAAGTATACCAGTTTATTAAATCAGTTAAATAGCGTTTTAAGTAAAAAAGATATTATTAATATAGATTAA
- a CDS encoding ATP-binding cassette domain-containing protein: protein MAEKTKAPPPNKLEVKNVSKSFSDQVIIHGLSFCVNGGETFGLLGPNGAGKTTMMRIIMNIIKPDLGEVLFNGEPRDSLKALHFGYLPEERGLYPRASVLDVLVYFGTLNNLSKRKAEVEAIRYLDRLGLIDFADRPVNQLSKGMQQKVQFIAAFLHDPDVLILDEPFSGLDPINQIVLRDILIEYKQKKKILIISTHQMELAEKLCDHICLINNGNVVIDGDLKKIKRTRREDAYLIEADELNFLHDLDEVEVLEENNSAFKIKMVNKKSSVQDLLNKINKRSSIRRFEIVEPSLHDIFIKIIQDSEHS, encoded by the coding sequence ATGGCTGAAAAGACTAAAGCTCCACCACCAAATAAACTTGAAGTCAAAAACGTTTCCAAATCGTTTTCCGACCAGGTTATTATCCATGGTTTATCCTTTTGTGTAAATGGTGGTGAAACCTTTGGCCTGCTTGGACCAAACGGCGCCGGCAAAACAACCATGATGCGCATCATCATGAACATTATTAAGCCCGATCTGGGTGAAGTACTTTTTAATGGCGAACCTCGTGATAGTTTAAAGGCGCTGCATTTTGGCTATCTACCCGAAGAACGCGGCCTATATCCTCGAGCTTCTGTTTTAGATGTGCTAGTCTATTTTGGAACACTAAATAATTTAAGCAAACGCAAAGCCGAAGTTGAAGCAATCCGCTATTTAGACCGTCTTGGGTTAATTGATTTTGCAGACAGGCCTGTTAACCAACTTTCCAAAGGGATGCAGCAAAAGGTTCAGTTTATTGCCGCCTTTTTGCATGATCCGGATGTTCTTATTTTAGATGAACCTTTTTCCGGTCTCGATCCAATCAATCAAATTGTTTTACGCGATATTCTTATCGAATATAAACAGAAGAAAAAAATCCTAATTATTTCCACGCACCAAATGGAACTTGCGGAAAAATTGTGCGACCATATCTGCCTGATAAATAATGGCAATGTGGTAATTGACGGGGACTTGAAAAAAATAAAACGCACCCGGCGCGAAGATGCCTATTTAATTGAAGCCGATGAATTGAATTTTTTACATGATCTGGATGAAGTTGAAGTTTTAGAAGAAAACAACTCTGCTTTTAAAATTAAAATGGTTAATAAAAAGTCTTCTGTCCAAGACCTTTTAAATAAAATCAACAAACGTTCAAGCATTCGCCGTTTTGAAATTGTTGAGCCTTCCCTGCATGATATTTTTATAAAAATTATTCAAGATTCGGAGCATAGCTGA